One stretch of Halobacillus litoralis DNA includes these proteins:
- a CDS encoding DUF4097 family beta strand repeat-containing protein: MEFILILIIAIVGIALLYQRSNGGKTYHLHKQEGFAGAIKNLQVESTFVDVEVVRVDREEWSVTLSGTVYEKDKEHFTLSHHRQGENLTLRVNEEKTFGIQMRKDMKLLIEIPAETLGSLMIETSSADIDVEGLAVNHSTLTASSGDVTMADVIQENLQIQTSSGDVLLKRVESRNSDIHTSSGELFGEKFDYGTGVFGSSSGEIRIQAAKMLGDVRASTSSGDIRFFYEEEPASCQLVYMSNSGEAAINWTGLDYEVKKDNEVRGTKADGEYHLTAETSSGDLRVG, from the coding sequence ATGGAATTTATACTAATCTTAATTATAGCGATTGTCGGTATAGCACTTCTCTATCAACGATCGAATGGAGGAAAGACCTATCACCTACATAAGCAGGAAGGATTTGCGGGTGCAATTAAGAATCTACAGGTGGAATCGACTTTTGTGGACGTGGAAGTGGTGAGGGTGGACCGTGAGGAGTGGAGTGTTACTTTATCCGGAACCGTCTATGAGAAAGATAAGGAGCACTTTACTCTTTCCCATCATCGACAGGGGGAGAACTTGACATTGAGAGTGAATGAGGAAAAGACGTTCGGCATTCAAATGCGGAAAGATATGAAACTTTTAATAGAAATTCCAGCGGAAACCTTAGGGTCTTTAATGATAGAAACATCCTCGGCTGACATCGATGTCGAAGGCTTGGCAGTCAATCATTCCACCCTTACCGCAAGCTCGGGTGATGTGACGATGGCAGATGTGATTCAAGAGAATTTACAAATCCAAACATCCAGCGGTGATGTTTTACTGAAAAGGGTGGAAAGTAGGAACTCAGACATTCATACAAGCAGCGGGGAATTGTTTGGGGAGAAGTTTGATTATGGGACAGGCGTGTTCGGTTCCTCGTCGGGGGAAATCCGCATCCAGGCAGCAAAGATGCTTGGAGATGTGAGAGCTTCTACTTCAAGCGGGGATATCCGCTTTTTCTATGAAGAAGAACCGGCCTCTTGTCAACTCGTTTACATGTCGAATTCTGGAGAAGCAGCGATCAACTGGACGGGTCTTGACTATGAAGTGAAAAAAGACAATGAAGTGCGGGGTACAAAAGCGGATGGGGAGTACCATCTAACGGCTGAGACGAGCTCAGGTGATTTGAGAGTAGGATAG
- a CDS encoding NUDIX hydrolase, translating to MDYIRHLRSMVGHEKVLMVVAGALVFNEKNELLLQLRADSKSWGLPGGFMELDESVQDTARREVYEETGLELKEMDLFGIYSGPHKHKVFPNGDQAAIVEICFSCRSFEGELVKENDESLSNHFFDLGDLPEYIFHDHQQVIDDVKNKRKTPVVG from the coding sequence ATGGATTATATTCGTCATTTACGCTCCATGGTCGGCCATGAGAAAGTTTTGATGGTCGTTGCGGGAGCGCTCGTTTTTAATGAAAAGAACGAATTATTATTGCAATTGCGAGCAGATTCCAAAAGCTGGGGCCTCCCTGGTGGTTTTATGGAACTGGATGAGTCAGTTCAAGATACTGCGAGAAGGGAAGTCTATGAGGAAACGGGCTTGGAGTTAAAAGAAATGGACCTTTTCGGTATCTATTCAGGGCCTCATAAGCATAAAGTTTTTCCGAACGGAGATCAGGCGGCTATCGTAGAAATTTGTTTTAGTTGCCGGTCCTTTGAAGGGGAATTGGTAAAAGAGAACGATGAATCACTGAGCAATCATTTTTTTGATCTTGGTGATCTTCCAGAATACATATTTCATGATCATCAGCAAGTGATCGACGATGTAAAGAATAAACGTAAGACACCGGTTGTAGGGTAA
- a CDS encoding 2'-5' RNA ligase family protein has protein sequence MQHFIGWVPPEDFKEKVIHFQKKWSGNTITEVVEPHITLKAQGGLTTDRKWLDQVREMCRGTNPFRVQLGVPAFFGEDVLYLSVCSEKIFDLHKQMVQITKPTSKQVDDYFELEHFVPHLTLAKTTYGLSKQNLVDMAEAADKEFRPFPVFEVDRVRVFEECSSNTYTKLEDLLLGSIPHMQS, from the coding sequence ATGCAGCATTTCATTGGATGGGTACCACCGGAAGATTTCAAAGAGAAGGTCATCCACTTTCAGAAAAAGTGGAGCGGAAATACGATCACTGAAGTTGTCGAGCCTCATATTACGTTAAAGGCTCAAGGGGGTCTCACCACTGACCGGAAATGGTTGGACCAAGTGAGAGAAATGTGCCGGGGAACCAATCCCTTTCGTGTCCAATTAGGTGTACCCGCTTTTTTTGGAGAAGACGTGCTTTATTTGAGTGTGTGTTCGGAAAAAATCTTTGACTTGCATAAACAAATGGTTCAGATCACAAAACCTACTTCGAAGCAGGTGGATGATTATTTTGAGCTGGAACATTTCGTCCCTCATTTGACGCTGGCCAAGACGACTTATGGTTTGTCAAAACAAAACCTGGTCGATATGGCTGAGGCTGCGGATAAGGAGTTTCGCCCTTTTCCTGTGTTTGAAGTGGACCGGGTTAGAGTTTTTGAAGAATGTAGTTCAAATACATATACGAAGCTGGAAGACCTATTGTTGGGAAGCATTCCACATATGCAGTCATGA
- a CDS encoding glycosyl-4,4'-diaponeurosporenoate acyltransferase: protein MVVNVVAWLCIHLGVSSLVSVVPDAFVNAFAGIYRVKRWESQDKVYERLGVKKWKDRLPEARKWFRREKSAAHLRRSSQWERFEKQTNRSELSHWMQMLAAPFFFLFNPPWAGWIMVAYALLFNLPFIIVQRYNRVRLMRMKGRVLKR, encoded by the coding sequence ATGGTCGTCAATGTAGTCGCATGGCTGTGCATCCATCTTGGCGTGAGCAGTCTCGTCTCTGTGGTGCCGGATGCTTTTGTGAATGCCTTCGCTGGAATATATCGTGTGAAAAGGTGGGAGTCACAGGATAAGGTTTATGAGCGTCTAGGTGTGAAAAAGTGGAAAGACCGGCTCCCTGAAGCGCGAAAGTGGTTTCGGAGGGAAAAGTCAGCGGCTCATTTGCGACGTTCGTCCCAATGGGAGCGTTTTGAAAAGCAGACGAATCGCTCGGAGCTCTCCCACTGGATGCAAATGCTGGCGGCTCCTTTTTTCTTCTTGTTCAACCCACCGTGGGCCGGCTGGATTATGGTCGCATATGCCCTCTTGTTCAACCTTCCTTTTATTATCGTGCAAAGGTATAACCGCGTTCGATTGATGAGGATGAAAGGTCGTGTTTTGAAGCGATAG
- a CDS encoding glycosyltransferase, whose product MWMMILAVLSTLLLFWHKLSFPIEKRKNTEMYTLIIPARNEEENLKRLLPTLLSKRPQREVIVVDDDSEDETRKVVESFGVKVVDNPPLPPGWMGKSWACYNGAKAAKGKTLIFLDADTWFSDGGAERLVKAFDGEETVMTVHPYHEMRSFWEKFSGVFHLVVMASSGLTTVCKEKLGTKGGFGPCLVIGTDTYWKLGGHEAIRGEIVEHLAFTRLASSRGLKTKAYSGYGVLNMRMYDADLRQVIQGWAKSFSTGAKTASPIMTLANVLWLTAVISFFGKPYCPWVVGLYWVCDFSVCVVQDLEGNR is encoded by the coding sequence ATGTGGATGATGATCCTGGCTGTTTTATCAACCCTTCTCCTGTTTTGGCATAAATTATCGTTTCCTATAGAAAAACGTAAGAATACAGAGATGTACACATTGATTATCCCTGCGAGGAACGAAGAGGAAAACTTAAAACGCCTGCTTCCGACTTTACTTTCCAAGCGGCCCCAACGTGAGGTCATTGTCGTGGACGACGATTCAGAGGACGAGACGAGAAAAGTCGTGGAGAGTTTTGGCGTGAAAGTGGTGGACAATCCTCCTTTACCTCCCGGTTGGATGGGCAAGTCATGGGCTTGCTATAACGGGGCGAAAGCAGCCAAAGGAAAAACGCTCATTTTCCTTGATGCGGATACATGGTTTTCAGATGGAGGAGCAGAGCGTTTGGTGAAAGCTTTTGACGGTGAAGAAACGGTCATGACCGTTCATCCTTATCATGAGATGCGTTCTTTTTGGGAAAAGTTCTCCGGAGTATTTCACCTTGTCGTTATGGCCTCTTCCGGTTTAACTACTGTATGTAAGGAGAAACTTGGAACCAAGGGCGGTTTCGGCCCGTGTCTAGTGATCGGCACGGATACTTATTGGAAGCTTGGAGGTCATGAGGCCATACGGGGAGAAATCGTCGAACACCTGGCGTTTACAAGATTGGCATCTTCCCGAGGGTTAAAAACAAAAGCCTATAGCGGGTACGGCGTTTTGAATATGCGGATGTATGACGCTGATTTGAGACAAGTGATTCAAGGGTGGGCCAAAAGCTTTTCAACAGGGGCAAAAACAGCTTCCCCCATCATGACGCTTGCGAATGTCTTGTGGCTCACCGCCGTTATATCTTTTTTTGGTAAACCTTACTGCCCTTGGGTGGTGGGGCTTTATTGGGTATGTGACTTTAGTGTTTGTGTTGTTCAGGACTTGGAAGGAAATCGGTAA